In Stigmatella aurantiaca, one genomic interval encodes:
- the pilB gene encoding type IV-A pilus assembly ATPase PilB has protein sequence MSGRLGELLVRENLITVQALRKAQEEQQKSGTRIGTALIKTGAIEESKLTDFLSKQYGVPAINLKDFDVDPEIIKLVPKEVAEKHLVIPVNRAGPSLIVAMCDPSNIYAVDDLKFLTGYNIESVVASEISIREAIERYYAEKGPSLDDIVGEVSADDIEVSKEEDENIEEMAKAADDAPVVKLVNLILMDAIKKRASDIHVEPYEKDFRVRFRIDGSLYEVMRPPMRLRNAITSRLKIMAELDISERRLPQDGRIKIKMGQGKEMDFRVSVCPTLFGEKIVMRLLDKSNLQLDMTKLGFDPQPLAWFKEAIDRPYGMVLVTGPTGSGKTTTLYSALASLNQIDTNISTAEDPVEFNFAGINQVQMHEDIGLNFAASLRSFLRQDPDIIMIGEIRDFETGEIAVKAALTGHLVLSTLHTNDAPGTVSRLLNMGIEPFLVTASLNLILAQRLCRRLCKDCKRPAASVDEAALIEAGIPAEKMGTFTVYEKVGCRECNDRGYRGRVAVYEVMPFWDGLKELVINGASAAELKQEAIRLGMSSLRMSALAKLMDGVTTLEEVVGNTAPDRF, from the coding sequence ATGTCCGGTCGTCTTGGTGAATTGCTGGTCCGTGAGAACCTCATCACTGTCCAGGCCCTGCGCAAAGCCCAGGAGGAGCAGCAGAAGAGCGGCACGCGCATTGGCACCGCGCTTATCAAGACGGGCGCCATCGAGGAGTCCAAGCTCACGGACTTCCTCTCCAAGCAGTACGGCGTGCCCGCCATCAACCTGAAGGACTTCGACGTCGACCCGGAGATCATCAAGCTGGTCCCGAAGGAGGTCGCCGAGAAGCACCTGGTCATCCCCGTGAACCGCGCGGGCCCCTCGCTCATCGTGGCGATGTGCGATCCGTCCAACATCTACGCGGTGGACGACCTGAAGTTCCTCACCGGCTACAACATCGAGTCGGTGGTGGCCTCGGAGATCTCCATCCGCGAGGCCATCGAGCGCTACTACGCGGAGAAGGGCCCCTCGCTGGATGACATCGTCGGCGAGGTGTCCGCCGACGACATCGAGGTCTCCAAGGAAGAGGACGAGAACATCGAGGAGATGGCCAAGGCCGCGGACGACGCGCCCGTGGTGAAGCTCGTGAACCTCATCCTCATGGACGCCATCAAGAAGCGCGCGTCCGACATCCACGTCGAGCCGTACGAGAAGGACTTCCGGGTCCGCTTCCGCATCGACGGCTCGCTCTACGAAGTCATGCGCCCGCCCATGCGGCTGCGCAACGCCATCACCAGCCGTCTGAAGATCATGGCGGAGCTGGACATCTCCGAGCGCCGCCTGCCGCAGGACGGCCGCATCAAGATCAAGATGGGCCAGGGCAAGGAGATGGACTTCCGCGTCAGCGTGTGCCCCACGCTGTTCGGCGAGAAGATCGTGATGCGCCTCCTGGACAAGTCGAACCTCCAGCTGGACATGACGAAGCTGGGCTTCGATCCGCAGCCGCTGGCCTGGTTCAAGGAGGCCATCGACCGGCCCTACGGCATGGTGCTCGTCACGGGCCCCACGGGCTCCGGCAAGACGACGACGCTGTACTCGGCGCTCGCGTCGCTCAACCAGATCGACACCAACATCTCCACCGCCGAGGACCCGGTCGAGTTCAACTTCGCCGGCATCAACCAGGTGCAGATGCACGAGGACATCGGCCTGAACTTCGCCGCCTCGCTGCGCTCGTTCCTCCGGCAGGACCCGGACATCATCATGATCGGTGAGATCCGCGACTTCGAGACGGGCGAAATCGCCGTCAAGGCCGCGCTCACCGGCCACCTGGTGCTCTCCACGCTGCACACCAACGACGCGCCGGGCACCGTCAGCCGTCTGCTGAACATGGGCATCGAGCCGTTCCTCGTGACGGCCTCGCTCAACCTGATCCTCGCCCAGCGTCTGTGCCGAAGGCTGTGCAAGGACTGCAAGCGCCCGGCGGCCAGCGTGGACGAGGCGGCCCTCATCGAGGCGGGCATCCCGGCCGAGAAGATGGGCACCTTCACCGTCTACGAGAAGGTCGGCTGCCGCGAGTGCAACGACCGTGGCTACCGCGGCCGCGTGGCCGTGTACGAGGTCATGCCCTTCTGGGACGGCCTCAAGGAGCTGGTCATCAACGGTGCCTCGGCCGCGGAGCTCAAGCAGGAGGCGATCCGCCTGGGCATGAGCTCGCTGCGCATGTCCGCGCTGGCCAAGCTCATGGACGGCGTCACCACGCTCGAAGAGGTGGTGGGCAACACCGCCCCGGACCGCTTCTAA
- a CDS encoding sigma-54-dependent transcriptional regulator → MREYLEVLLTRVGYRVSLAGNEKTAIETLGGSGVDVVISDMKLGQGSGLNVLKAARALSAPPEVVLITAFGTPAAAVEAMRAGAYDYICKPFDNEELKLLVQKALEKRGLREENRQLRRSLSGGRGGLWVGESQAMKSVWGLVEKVAPSRTTVLITGESGTGKELVARALHLRSTRAGAPFLPVNCAALNEGVLESELFGHVKGAFTGAQADRSGILVSAGEGTVFLDEIGEVPLATQVKLLRVLQERRVKPVGSSTEVPFQARVVAATNKRLEAEVKAGRFREDLLYRLNVITVDLPPLRERQGDISLLARHFLAKMREELGRPNLEFSAEAVQVLERYAFPGNVRQLQNIVERAATLADSDTLGPDTLPSALRGEREPEPQVVGEVTLPVGFSLERHLDEAERRYLVAALQRSEGVKTRAAELLGLSFRSFRYRLAKHGLSEREDGGEPAGG, encoded by the coding sequence ATGCGCGAGTACCTCGAGGTACTGCTGACACGGGTGGGGTACCGCGTCAGCCTCGCGGGCAATGAGAAGACGGCCATCGAGACGCTGGGCGGCAGCGGGGTGGACGTGGTCATCTCCGACATGAAGCTGGGGCAGGGCAGTGGCTTGAACGTGCTCAAGGCAGCCCGGGCCCTCTCCGCCCCGCCCGAGGTGGTCCTCATCACCGCCTTCGGGACGCCCGCGGCCGCCGTGGAGGCCATGCGGGCGGGCGCCTACGACTACATCTGCAAGCCGTTCGACAACGAGGAGCTCAAGCTGCTCGTCCAGAAGGCCCTGGAGAAGCGCGGGCTGCGCGAGGAGAACCGGCAACTGCGCCGCTCCCTGAGCGGGGGCCGGGGCGGGCTGTGGGTGGGCGAGAGCCAGGCGATGAAGTCGGTCTGGGGGCTGGTGGAGAAGGTGGCCCCCAGCCGGACCACCGTCCTCATCACCGGCGAGAGTGGAACGGGCAAGGAGCTGGTGGCGCGGGCGCTCCACCTGCGCAGCACCCGGGCGGGGGCCCCCTTCCTGCCCGTCAACTGCGCGGCGCTCAACGAGGGCGTCCTGGAGAGCGAGCTGTTTGGCCACGTGAAGGGGGCCTTCACGGGGGCCCAGGCGGACCGCTCCGGCATCCTCGTCTCGGCGGGCGAGGGCACGGTGTTCCTCGACGAGATTGGCGAGGTGCCGCTCGCCACGCAGGTGAAGCTGCTGCGCGTGTTGCAGGAGCGGCGGGTGAAGCCCGTGGGCAGCTCCACCGAGGTGCCCTTCCAGGCGCGGGTGGTGGCCGCCACCAACAAGCGGCTGGAGGCCGAGGTGAAGGCAGGGCGCTTCCGGGAGGATCTGCTCTACCGGCTCAACGTCATCACCGTGGACTTGCCCCCGCTCCGGGAGCGGCAGGGCGACATCTCCCTGCTGGCGAGGCACTTCCTGGCGAAGATGCGCGAGGAGCTGGGGCGGCCCAACCTGGAGTTCTCCGCCGAGGCGGTGCAGGTGCTGGAGCGGTATGCTTTCCCGGGCAACGTGCGCCAGCTGCAGAACATCGTGGAGCGCGCGGCCACGCTCGCCGACAGTGACACGCTGGGGCCGGACACCTTGCCCTCCGCGCTGAGGGGCGAGCGGGAGCCGGAGCCGCAGGTGGTGGGCGAGGTGACCCTGCCCGTGGGCTTCTCGCTCGAGCGCCACCTGGACGAGGCGGAGCGGCGGTACCTCGTGGCGGCGCTCCAGCGCTCGGAAGGGGTGAAGACGCGGGCGGCGGAGCTGCTGGGCCTGAGCTTCCGTTCCTTCCGGTACCGGCTGGCCAAGCACGGCCTGTCGGAGCGCGAGGATGGCGGCGAGCCGGCTGGCGGGTAG
- a CDS encoding ABC transporter permease yields the protein MRPFLALTLNGFREARRNRVTVVVGAFAFGLLVASTLLTNLSVSTFDRVLTDVGLGVMSIVLVLLSIFLSSGMLSREIERKTLFLIVSKPISRSLFLTARFAGNMLTLGVLLLAMGVLFFGQVALYGTLITQAQFVAIGMLFFELLVLSSIGFAMSSFSSQMVSATVTVGAYFAGHLSGDIYELSSKAESSAFQWLGKAVYYALPNLSRLNYRVQATYELPTPLGELLPSMLYAVAYATVMIVIAVFLFTRRDFK from the coding sequence ATGCGGCCGTTCCTCGCCCTCACGCTCAATGGCTTCCGGGAGGCCCGCCGCAACCGGGTGACCGTGGTGGTCGGCGCCTTCGCGTTCGGCCTGCTGGTGGCCTCCACGCTGCTCACCAACCTGAGCGTCTCCACGTTCGACCGGGTGCTCACCGACGTGGGCCTGGGCGTCATGAGCATCGTCCTGGTGCTGCTCTCCATCTTCCTGTCCAGCGGCATGCTGAGCCGGGAGATCGAGCGCAAGACGCTCTTTCTCATCGTCTCCAAGCCCATCTCCCGCAGCCTGTTTCTCACCGCCCGCTTCGCGGGGAACATGCTGACGCTGGGGGTGCTGCTGCTGGCCATGGGGGTGCTCTTCTTCGGGCAGGTGGCCCTCTACGGCACGCTCATCACCCAGGCCCAGTTCGTGGCCATCGGCATGCTCTTCTTCGAGCTGCTGGTGCTCAGCAGCATCGGCTTCGCGATGTCCAGCTTCTCCAGCCAGATGGTGTCCGCCACGGTGACGGTGGGCGCGTACTTCGCTGGGCACCTCAGCGGGGACATCTATGAGCTGTCGAGCAAGGCGGAGAGCAGCGCCTTCCAATGGCTGGGCAAGGCCGTCTACTACGCGCTGCCCAACCTCTCGCGGCTCAACTACCGCGTCCAGGCCACCTACGAGCTGCCCACGCCCCTGGGCGAGCTCCTCCCGTCCATGCTGTACGCGGTGGCCTACGCCACGGTGATGATCGTCATCGCGGTCTTCCTCTTCACGCGCCGCGACTTCAAGTAG
- a CDS encoding type IV pilus twitching motility protein PilT has product MANLHQLLKAMVEKGASDLHITTGSPPQLRVDGELVPLKTAPLTPVETKQLCYSILTDAQKHKFEEDNELDLSFGVKGLSRFRANIFMQRGAVAAAFRTIPFKILTFNELGLPQVVAELIKRPRGLILVTGPTGSGKSTTLASMIDKINSDRHEHIMTIEDPIEYLHPHKNCLVNQREVGADTRNFKTALRYILRQDPDVVLVGELRDLETIEAALTIAETGHTCYATLHTNSAVQTINRVLDVFPPYQQPQVRAQMSFVLEGVMSQALVAKQGSPGRVLALEVMIPTPAIRNLIREDKVHQVYSSMQVGQAKYGMQTFNQALAALLARRLISQEEAMGRSSDPEELRNILAGSAPGGVQRPGGGAPGR; this is encoded by the coding sequence GTGGCCAACCTGCACCAGCTCCTCAAGGCGATGGTCGAGAAGGGCGCTTCCGACCTCCACATCACCACTGGCTCTCCGCCGCAGCTCCGGGTGGATGGCGAACTGGTGCCTCTGAAGACCGCGCCCCTCACACCGGTGGAGACCAAGCAGCTGTGCTACTCCATCCTCACGGATGCCCAGAAGCACAAGTTCGAGGAGGACAACGAGCTGGACCTGTCCTTCGGCGTGAAGGGGCTGTCGCGCTTCCGCGCCAACATCTTCATGCAGCGTGGCGCGGTGGCCGCGGCCTTCCGGACCATTCCCTTCAAGATCCTCACCTTCAATGAGCTGGGCCTGCCCCAGGTGGTGGCGGAGCTCATCAAGCGTCCGCGCGGCCTCATCCTCGTCACCGGTCCCACCGGCTCGGGCAAGTCCACCACGCTGGCGTCGATGATCGACAAGATCAACAGCGACCGTCATGAGCACATCATGACGATCGAGGATCCGATCGAGTACCTGCACCCGCACAAGAACTGCCTCGTCAACCAGCGCGAGGTGGGCGCCGACACGCGCAACTTCAAGACGGCGCTGCGCTACATCCTGCGTCAGGATCCGGACGTGGTGCTGGTGGGCGAGCTGCGCGACCTGGAGACCATCGAGGCCGCGCTCACCATCGCCGAGACGGGCCACACCTGCTACGCCACCCTGCACACCAACAGCGCGGTGCAGACCATCAACCGCGTGCTGGACGTGTTCCCCCCGTACCAGCAGCCGCAGGTGCGCGCGCAGATGTCCTTCGTGCTCGAAGGCGTGATGAGCCAGGCGCTGGTCGCCAAGCAGGGCAGCCCCGGCCGCGTGCTGGCCCTGGAGGTCATGATTCCCACGCCCGCCATCCGCAACCTCATCCGCGAGGACAAGGTGCACCAGGTCTACTCCTCCATGCAGGTGGGCCAGGCGAAGTACGGCATGCAGACCTTCAACCAGGCCCTGGCGGCGCTCCTGGCGCGCCGGCTCATCAGCCAGGAAGAGGCGATGGGCCGCTCGAGCGATCCCGAGGAGCTGCGCAACATCCTGGCGGGCAGTGCTCCGGGCGGCGTGCAGCGGCCAGGCGGCGGAGCCCCTGGCCGTTAG
- a CDS encoding two-component system sensor histidine kinase NtrB, protein MRLTWLSIFRTVATTLLLGVTALRLLAAPPQELSRRDSLAFAVIGLVYVLTLIYGLWLRRGRVGKSAAAVQVVGDILIASALISLTGGADSPFVFTYSLAVISASILLSQRGAFVTAAACSGMYGVLVLNHLLRLGAPASSAILARTGFHFASNVLAHFLIAALAGYLSRQLLAAGGRLSASQADLRRLSTLHGQILDSTPSGLLTCEAEGHITFINRAALSILGLDDATARAMPVETLLPGLRGLERVPRAELKVETPRGPRILGLTLAPLEGAGQSSRLIVFQDLTALRRAEDELRRADRLAALGTLAAQLAHEIRNPLAAMRGSAQMLAQDGAEDPSVVRLTNILLRESDRLSRLVEEFLRFARPPPPQRRAIALEELIRETVEMLQADPQRRGVHLSLALQPVLALVDPDQLRQVLINLLRNAFEAVGAEGQTRVSLSVGAGHKALLSVWDSAGAIPEAHLGRIFEPFFTTRSGGTGLGLATAYSIVRAHEGNLHVTSSPKTGTEFTVELPLAAAEEMQGARAGGG, encoded by the coding sequence GTGCGGCTGACGTGGCTGTCCATCTTCCGGACAGTCGCGACCACGCTGCTGCTGGGCGTCACCGCCCTGCGGCTGCTGGCGGCGCCCCCGCAGGAGCTGTCACGCAGGGACTCGCTGGCCTTCGCGGTCATCGGCCTGGTCTACGTCCTCACCCTCATCTACGGGCTGTGGCTGCGGCGCGGACGGGTGGGCAAGTCCGCCGCGGCGGTGCAGGTGGTGGGTGACATCCTCATCGCCTCTGCCCTCATCTCGCTGACGGGCGGGGCCGACTCGCCGTTCGTCTTCACCTACTCGCTGGCGGTCATCAGCGCCTCCATCCTCCTGTCCCAGCGGGGGGCGTTCGTGACGGCCGCCGCGTGCTCGGGGATGTACGGCGTGCTGGTGCTGAACCACCTGCTGCGGCTCGGGGCCCCGGCCTCGTCCGCCATCCTGGCGCGCACGGGCTTCCACTTCGCCAGCAACGTGCTGGCGCACTTCCTCATCGCCGCGTTGGCCGGCTACCTGAGCCGCCAGCTCCTGGCGGCGGGAGGGCGGCTGTCCGCGAGCCAGGCGGATCTGCGGCGGCTGTCCACGCTGCACGGGCAGATTCTCGACAGCACCCCGTCGGGGCTGCTGACGTGCGAGGCGGAGGGGCACATCACCTTCATCAACCGGGCGGCCCTGAGCATCCTGGGCCTGGACGACGCCACCGCTAGGGCGATGCCCGTGGAGACCTTGCTGCCGGGCCTCCGGGGGCTGGAGCGGGTGCCCCGGGCCGAGCTGAAGGTGGAGACGCCCCGGGGGCCGCGCATTCTCGGGCTCACGCTCGCCCCGCTGGAGGGAGCGGGCCAGTCCTCGCGGCTCATCGTCTTCCAGGACTTGACGGCGCTGCGGCGCGCGGAGGACGAGCTGCGGCGGGCCGACCGGCTCGCGGCGCTGGGCACGCTGGCGGCGCAGCTCGCCCACGAGATTCGCAACCCGCTGGCGGCCATGCGCGGCTCGGCGCAGATGCTGGCCCAGGATGGGGCGGAGGACCCCAGCGTGGTCCGGCTCACCAACATCCTGCTGCGCGAGTCGGACCGGCTGTCGCGGCTGGTGGAGGAGTTCCTGCGCTTCGCCCGCCCGCCGCCTCCCCAGCGGCGGGCCATCGCCCTGGAGGAGCTCATCCGCGAGACGGTGGAGATGCTCCAGGCGGACCCGCAGCGCCGGGGCGTCCACCTGAGCCTGGCGCTGCAGCCGGTCCTGGCGCTGGTGGATCCGGATCAGCTGCGCCAGGTGCTGATCAACCTGCTGCGCAATGCGTTCGAGGCCGTGGGCGCGGAGGGCCAGACGCGGGTCTCCTTGTCGGTGGGGGCGGGCCACAAGGCGCTGCTGTCCGTCTGGGACTCGGCGGGCGCCATCCCGGAGGCGCACCTGGGGCGCATCTTCGAGCCGTTCTTCACGACGCGCAGCGGGGGCACTGGCCTGGGGCTTGCTACGGCCTATTCCATCGTGAGGGCCCACGAGGGCAATCTTCACGTGACGTCCTCGCCAAAGACGGGGACGGAATTCACAGTCGAGCTGCCGCTGGCGGCGGCCGAGGAGATGCAAGGTGCACGTGCTGGTGGTGGATGA
- a CDS encoding type II secretion system F family protein: MAAPALQKSAPVKKTTQWLWEAKTKGGETKKGEMEAGDAEAVNARLKSLGLNPVKVKKKPMEINLSLGSGVTGKDILIFTRQFATMIDAGLPLVQCLDILGSQMENPAFKKVVFAIKGKVEQGSTFADALKDHPKVFDELFVQLCAAGEVGGILDTILNRLATYREKAEKLKGKVKSAMTYPSVVICVAIGVTALLLLKVTPVFEKMFKDFGSELPGPTQFVVDMSNWLQAWILHMVAGIAAFIFSVVYTYRHPKGRKVMDKMILMAPLFGPVIRKVAVARFTRTLGTMISSGVPILDALDVTAKTAGNRTIEEAIYYVRGKIAEGKNIAGPLLETGVFPSMVVQMIGVGEATGAMDAMLNKIADFYDDEVDAAVAGLTAMIEPLLMVFLGGVVGGFLIAMYLPIFSIAGAIK, from the coding sequence ATGGCTGCACCAGCATTGCAGAAGTCTGCACCGGTCAAGAAGACCACCCAGTGGCTCTGGGAGGCGAAAACCAAGGGTGGGGAGACCAAGAAGGGAGAGATGGAGGCGGGGGACGCCGAGGCGGTCAACGCCCGCCTGAAGTCCCTGGGGCTCAACCCCGTCAAGGTCAAGAAGAAGCCCATGGAGATCAACCTCTCCCTGGGCAGTGGCGTCACCGGCAAGGACATCCTCATCTTCACGCGGCAGTTCGCCACGATGATCGATGCCGGTCTGCCCCTGGTGCAGTGTCTGGACATCCTGGGCAGCCAGATGGAGAACCCGGCCTTCAAGAAGGTCGTCTTCGCCATCAAGGGCAAGGTCGAGCAGGGCTCCACCTTCGCGGACGCACTGAAGGACCACCCCAAGGTCTTCGACGAACTCTTCGTGCAGCTGTGCGCCGCGGGCGAGGTGGGCGGTATCCTCGACACCATCCTCAACCGGCTCGCGACCTACCGCGAGAAGGCCGAGAAGCTCAAGGGCAAGGTCAAGAGCGCGATGACCTACCCCTCGGTCGTTATCTGCGTGGCCATCGGCGTGACGGCGCTGCTGCTGCTCAAGGTGACGCCCGTTTTCGAGAAGATGTTCAAGGACTTCGGCTCGGAGCTGCCGGGGCCCACCCAGTTCGTGGTGGACATGTCCAACTGGCTCCAGGCGTGGATCCTCCACATGGTGGCCGGCATCGCCGCCTTCATCTTCTCGGTCGTCTACACCTACCGCCACCCCAAGGGGCGCAAGGTGATGGACAAGATGATCCTCATGGCGCCGCTGTTTGGCCCCGTCATCCGCAAGGTGGCCGTGGCGCGCTTCACCCGCACCCTGGGAACGATGATCTCCTCGGGCGTGCCCATCCTCGACGCGCTGGACGTGACGGCGAAGACGGCCGGTAACCGCACCATCGAAGAGGCCATCTACTACGTGCGCGGGAAGATCGCCGAGGGCAAGAACATCGCCGGGCCGCTCCTGGAGACGGGCGTGTTCCCCTCCATGGTGGTGCAGATGATCGGCGTGGGTGAGGCCACGGGCGCCATGGACGCGATGCTCAACAAGATCGCCGACTTCTACGACGACGAGGTGGATGCGGCCGTCGCGGGCCTCACGGCGATGATCGAACCGTTGCTCATGGTGTTCCTGGGCGGCGTGGTGGGTGGCTTCCTCATCGCCATGTACCTGCCCATCTTCTCGATCGCCGGTGCCATCAAGTAG